One window from the genome of Aptenodytes patagonicus unplaced genomic scaffold, bAptPat1.pri.cur scaffold_129, whole genome shotgun sequence encodes:
- the LOC143173574 gene encoding olfactory receptor 14C36-like — protein sequence MSNGSSITQFLLLAFAGTRELQLLTFWLFLGIYLAALLGNGLIITAVACDHRLHTPMYFFLLSLSLLDLGSISTTLPKAMANSLWDTRAISYQGCAAQVFLLVFFISAEYFLLTVMAYDRYVAICKPLHYGTLLGSRACAHMAAAAWGSGFLHALLHTANTFSLPLCKGNALDQFFCEISHILKLSCSDSYLREVGLLVVSVCLGLGCFVFLVVSYVQIFRAVLRIPSEQGRHKAFSTCLPHLAVVSLFLSTVVFAYLKPPSISSPSLDLVVSFLYSVVPPAVNPLIYSMRNKEIKDALRKLCEHGLLQHQ from the coding sequence atgtccaacggcagctccatcacccagttcctcctcctggcattcgcaggcacgcgggagctgcagctcttgaccttctggctcttcctgggcatctacctggctgccctcctcggcaacggcctcatcatcaccgccgtagcctgcgaccaccgcctccacacccccatgtacttcttcctcctcagcctctccctcctcgacctgggctccatctccaccactctgcccaaagccatggccaattccctctgggacaccagggccatctcctaccaaGGGTGTGCTGCACAGGTCTTTCTGTTAGtcttttttatctcagctgagtattttcttctcactgtcatggcctacgaccgctacgttgccatctgcaaacccctgcactacgggaccctgctgggcagcagagcttgtgcccacatggcagcagctgcctggggcagtgggtttctccatgctctgctgcacacggccaatacattttcactcccactctgcaagggcaatgccctggaccagttcttctgtgaaatctcccacatcctcaagctctcctgctcagactcctacctcagggaggttgggcttcttgtggttagtGTCTGTTtaggtttggggtgttttgttttccttgtggtgtcctatgtgcagatcttcagggccgtgctgaggatcccctcggagcagggacggcacaaagccttttccacgtgcctccctcacctggccgtggtctccctgtttctcagcactgtggtgtttgcctacctgaagcccccctccatctcctccccatccctggacctggtggtgtcgtttctgtactcggtggtgcctccagcagtgaacccactcatctacagcatgaggaacaaggagatcaaggatgccctgcgcaaactctgtgaacacggactactgcagcatcaataa
- the LOC143173573 gene encoding maestro heat-like repeat-containing protein family member 7 yields MRQLLLCADVGTEEFAALYKAQRYLRHPSPVMLSLVLRGLITLSETPETARKIPVLLPDIMETLQDANADVKMKALVLLRNMMGHMKREEASVIALQLAEKLLPLFDDVSSQVRELSISFFKDVMKTVVGRNVKKMKKKIESVAKKQSPAHPDALSGGQ; encoded by the exons ATGCGACAG ctgctgctctgcgccgacgttggaacagaggagtttgctgccctgtacaaagcccagaggtacctgaggcatccaagcccggtgatgctctcgctggtgctgaggggcctcatcacgctttcagagacacccgagacg gcaagaaaaataccggtcctgctgccagacatcatggagaccctgcaggatgccaacgctgatgtcaagatgaaggccctggtactcctcaggaacatgatgggtcacatgaagagggaggaggccagcgtcatcgctctgcagctggcggagaagctcctgcccctctttgatgat gtgtccagccaggtgcgggagctctccatcagcttcttcaAAGACGTGATGaagactgtggtggggagaaacgtgaaaaagatgaagaagaaa ATCGAGAGCGTGGCGAAG aaacagagccctgctcaccccgatgCCCTTTCAGGGGGCCAGTga